A stretch of Chiloscyllium plagiosum isolate BGI_BamShark_2017 chromosome 6, ASM401019v2, whole genome shotgun sequence DNA encodes these proteins:
- the LOC122550856 gene encoding mitochondrial uncoupling protein 2-like: MVGLKPTDVPPTNGVKILGAGAAACVADLVTFPLDTTKVRLQIQGEYKSINNVTSPKYRGVFGTMVTIVKTEGARSLYNGLVAGLQRQMSFASVRIGLYDSVKHFYTNGSDAITIGSRLLAGCTTGALAVTMAQPTDVVKVRFQAQSNQTGVRKRYSGTINAYRKIAKEEGLPGLWKGTLPNIIRNSIVNCSELVTYDLIKEGLIKNNFMTDNLPCHFCAAFGAGFCTTIVASPVDVVKTRYMNSAPGQYGSALNCAFIMLTKEGFTAFYKGFMPSFLRLGSWNVVMFVTYEQMKRAMMLVKQSWE, translated from the exons ATGGTTGGATTAAAACCGACAGATGTGCCTCCAACAAATGGCGTAAAGATTCTTGGTGCTGGTGCAGCAGCTTGTGTGGCTGATCTTGTTACATTCCCTCTTGATACCACCAAAGTCAGGTTGCAG ATTCAAGGAGAATACAAATCTATCAACAATGTGACCTCTCCAAAGTATAGAGGGGTCTTTGGTACCATGGTGACAATTGTGAAAACTGAAGGAGCAAGAAGTCTCTATAATGGCTTGGTGGCTGGTCTTCAACGTCAGATGAGCTTTGCATCAGTGCGTATTGGGCTTTACGATTCTGTCAAACACTTCTACACCAATGGATCTGATG CTATTACCATTGGTAGTCGTTTGCTTGCTGGCTGCACAACAGGAGCCTTGGCAGTCACAATGGCACAGCCAACCGATGTGGTGAAAGTAAGGTTTCAAGCACAATCTAACCAAACTGGTGTGCGTAAGAGGTACAGTGGGACCATAAACGCCTACAGAAAAATCGCTAAGGAGGAAGGACTTCCAGGATTGTGGAAAG GTACTTTGCCAAATATTATTCGAAATTCTATTGTGAACTGCTCCGAACTAGTGACATATGATCTGATCAAAGAAGGGCTGATCAAGAATAATTTTATGACTG ATAACCTGCCATGCCACTTTTGTGCTGCTTTTGGCGCTGGATTCTGCACAACCATTGTAGCTTCACCCGTTGATGTGGTAAAAACCAGATACATGAACTCTGCTCCTGGCCAGTACGGCAGTGCCTTAAACTGTGCCTTTATCATGCTGACAAAAGAGGGATTCACAGCTTTCTATAAAGG GTTTATGCCCTCCTTCCTGCGTCTAGGTTCATGGAACGTGGTAATGTTTGTCACTTATGAACAGATGAAACGTGCAATGATGCTGGTCAAGCAATCCTGGGAATAA